Within Desulfobacter sp., the genomic segment ATATTCAATTCAAAAGATGGACGGGAAACAGACCTTAAGGGAAATTGCAGACCATCTCATCTCGGAAATTCAGGAACATGGCCTTGACATATTACTGCCCTATATCTCGGGTGATATCGCGGCGTTCAGGCCCTATGAATTAATCGGCGCCATAAACAGAATTCGGACACTCAAAGTAAAACAAAAAATCACGCCGGCCTGATCTTGACGGCGCAGACCTTTGTCTCCGGGATCTTTGCCACGGGATCCACGGCCCGGCTGGTCAGCATGTTGGTGGGGCAATCGCCGAAGTGAAACCCCATGCTGACCACCCCCGGTGGACAGCGGTTACTTACATGGACCCTGGCCCTAACCTCTCCCCTCCGTGAAGCCACTGTCACCCTTGTTCCGGTTTCAAAGCCGAGCCCTGCGGCATCTTCACGGTTCATTTCGACCCGCTCCCAGGGCTGCATCCTGTTCAGCCCTTCCACCCGTCCGGCCATGGAATCAGTATGGAAGTGGTAGAGGCTTCTGCCGGTGGTCAGAATGAAGGGATAATCCCGGTCCGGCAGTTCTGCCGGGGGCTTGTAGGAGAGGGGCATGAATCTGCCCCGTCCGTCCGGGGTTGCAAATTTTTTCCCGTGGAGGAAGGGGGTTCCCGGGTGATCCCTGGCCGGGCAGGGCCATTGCAGCCCCTCTTTCCCCAGGCGCCCATAGGAGATTCCGCCATACTGGGGAACAAGGGAGGCAATCTCCTTCATAATGGCTTCGGGACCGTCCCAGTCAAATCCCCTGGCCCCCATCCGCCTTGCAATATCGCAGATGATCTCATGGTCGGGCCGGGACCGCCCAAGGGGGGTGATGGCCTGCTTAAACCGTTGAACCCGCCGCTCCGTATTGGTAAAACTGCCCTCCTTTTCGGCAAAGGAGGCCCCGGGAAGTACCACGTCCGCCTTTTGGGCGGTTTCGGTCAGAAAAATATCCTGCACCACCAGAAAAGGCAGCCTTTCAAGGGCCTTCAGGGTATGGCCGGCATCGGCCTCGCTGAGGGCGGGGTTCTCGCCGATGATGTACAGGGCCTTGATCCGTCCATCCAGGACGGCGTCAACGATCTCGGTGTGGGTCAGCCCCGGGCGGGCGGGCAGAGAGACACCCCATGCGGCCTCAAACTTTTCCCGGTTTTCAGGAAGATCCACCTTCTGATAGCCTGGAAAAACCCCGGGCAGCCCCCCCATGTCACAGGCCCCCTGGACATTGTTCTGCCCCCTCAGGGGATTGACCCCGCCCGAGGGCTTTCCCACATTTCCGGTGAGCAGGGCCAGGTTTGCAAGGGCCAGGACATTGTCCGTGCCGTGGGTATGCTGGGTGATGCCCATGGCATAGAAAATTGCGGCCGGGCTGTTTTGGGCAAAAATCCGGGCTGCGGCTTTCAGCGCCTCTCCCGGTACCCGGCAAATTTTTTCAACGGTTTCAAGGCCGAAGTCCTTGAGGGAGGCCTGAAAGCGGTCAAAATTGCTGCACCGGCTTTGGATAAACCCTTGGTCCAAAAGGCCCTGGTCCACAATCACCTTCATCAATCCCATTATCAGCGCCACATCCGTCCCGGGCATGTGCTGGAGGAATACCTTTGCATATTCACGCAGTTCCATTTCCAGGGGGCTTGCCAGTATGAGTTTGGCCCCTGCCCTTACGGCATACTTCATCTGCCGGGCAATGATGGGGTGGGCAGCCGTGGTATTGCTGCCGATAACAAATAGGCAGGCGGCATTGCGGATGTCATTGATGCTGTTGGTCATGGCACCGCTCCCAAAGCTTGTGGCAAGACCTGCCACAGTGGGAGAATGTCACAGCCGGGCGCAGTGATCGATATGGTTGCTTCCCATCACTGCCCGGGTAAATTTCTGGATGGCAAAATTTTCCTCGTTGGTGCATTTGGCAGAGGTGAATACAGCGAAGTCATCACCTTTGACCCCTTTGAATTTTTCAACCACAAGGTCCAGCGCCTCGTCCCATGTGGCGGGTTCAAGTTTGCCGTCTTTTCGAATCAGCGGATCCTTCAGCCGGTCCTGATGGTTGACAAAGGTCAGTCCGAACCGCCCCTTCACACAGAGTTGCCCCTTGTTCACGGGATTTTCCCGGTCCCCCCTGACAGAGACGATCCGGTTGCCCCGGATGCCCAGAACCAGGCCGCACCCCACGCCGCAGTATGGACAGACAGCCTTGGACCATTTTGAAACACCCCGCCGCTCCTTGAGGGCCAGGGCGCCGGTGGGGCATCGGGTCAGGCATTCTCCGCAGGAGGCGCACCTGGAATCCTTGAACCGGTTGTCGTCAAATGTGGAAATCCTTGTGGCATAGCCCCTTTGGGAAAAATCAATGGCGTTGATAGCTGCTATTTCATCGCAGGTCCTGACACAGACCCCGCAAAGGATGCACTTGTTGGGGTTGAAGTCAAAAAAGGGGTTGGACCGGTCCACGGGCTTATCCCCCTTGAACGCCCTCAGGCGTGCCAGGCGCCCTTCATCCACACCCACGTAATTGGCCGCCTTCTGCAGCTTGCAAAGGGTGCTCTGGTTGCACTCAAGGCAGTCCATCTCATGGTTGACAAGGAGGAGTTCCACAATCATCCGCCGGGTTTCGTCAATCACAGTTGTTTCGGTTTTAACCTTCATGCCCTGGCGGACCTGTGTGTTGCAGGCCGTTGTCATCCGGCCGTCCGCCTCCACCAGGCAGAGGCGGCAGACGGAAGAGGGCTTGAGATCTTCGTGGTAGCATAAATTGGGAATGTATATTCCGTTCCCCAGCGCCACCTCAAGGATGGTGCTGCCGGGATCGGCGCTGAGCTGAAATCCGTCAATGGTCAGGGTAATTTTTTCCATGGCTTACTCCTTAAAAAATCTTCCCTGGAATGCATTGCACTGCATGGAATCTGGCCGGGCATTTTTCCATACAGGCACCGCACCGGATACATTTTGACTGATCGATTACATGGACCTTTTTCTTCCGGCCCGAGACTGCGCCTGCCGGGCAGGATTTGATACAGCTGCCGCAGCCGGCACAGGCTTCCGGATCAATGAAATAGGAAATCAGGGCCCGGCAGACCCGGGCCGGACACTTTTTTTCAACGATATGGGCCAGGTATTCGGACTTGAAATACCGGATGGTTGATAATACGGGATTGGGCGCGGTCTGCCCCAGGCCGCACAAGGCGCTTCCCTTGACGGCCCTGCAAAGCTCTTCCAGGATATCCAGATCTTCGATGCTCCCTTTTCCCTCTGTTATATCCTCCAGGATATCCAACATCTGCTTGGTTCCCAGGCGGCAGGGAACGCAGCCGCCGCAGGACTCTTTCTGGGTAAACTCCAGAAAATACTTTGCCACATCCACCATGCAGGAATCCGTATTCATCACCACCATGCCCCCGGAGCCCATGATGCTGCCCACTGCGGTCAGGGAATCGTAATCAACCGGGGTATCCTGGAGCCTGGCCGGGATGCACCCCCCTGATGGGCCGCCGGTCTGGACCGCCTTGAATTCCTTGTCCCCCCGGACCCCGCCGCCGATGTCAAAGATCATTTCACGGATGGTAATCCCCAGGGGCACCTCCACGAGTCCGGGACGCTTAACCTCCCCCACCAGGGCAAAGGTCTTGGTCCCTTTGCTCTTTTCGGATCCGAAATCCGCATACCATTTTGCTCCCTGCTGGAGAATCAGGGCCACCGAGGCCAGGGTTTCCACATTGTTAATGATGGTGGGTTTGCCCCAGAGACCGGAGACCGCCGGGAACGGCGGCCTTGGCCGCGGCATGCCGCGCCGGCCTTCAATGGAGGCGATCAAAGCCGTCTCCTCGCCGCAGACAAATGCCCCGGCCCCCTTTTTGATGGTAATGTCAAAATCAAATCCGGAACCCATGATGTCTGCCCCGAGAAAACCGGCCCTCCGGGCCTGTTTAATGGCGGTTTCCAGCCGCTCCAGGGCCAGGGGATATTCCGCACGGCAGTAAATGAACCCGCGGGATGCGCCAATGCCTTTGCCGGCAATCACCATGCCTTCGATCAGGGCATGGGGGTCCCCTTCCAGAAGGGACCGGTTCATGAAAGCGCCGGGGTCTCCTTCATCGGCGTTGCAGATGAGATATTTGGGTTCCCCTTCTGCCTTTCGGCAGAAGCCCCACTTGACTCCGGTGGCGAATCCTGCACCACCCCGCCCCCTCAGACCCGAAGCCGTGACGGCCTCAATGATCTCCTCCCAGCCCATGTCCACAGCCTTTTTAAGCCCCGAATACCCATTGTTGGCCAGGTAATGGCTGAGGCATGCCGGATCGATCATGCCGCACCGTTTCAGAATTCTCCGAACCTGGTGTTTAAAGACATCTGTCTGGGAAAGGCGCGGGATCTGCTTCACCCTTCCCCTGCCCAGGGTCCCCAAGGCATATTCCTCAACAGGCTCCCCCTTAACCAGGTCCTTTTCCATAATTTCCAGGGCCCGGCTTTCATCCACCCACCCGTAAAGCACCTGGGGCCTGAAGGCCGCCGCAATAGAAACCACAGGCTCGGCATAACAAAGCCCCAGGCACCCCACTTCCATGATCCGGCAGTCCAGCCCCAGGTTGCCTGCCGCGGACCTCAGGGCCGTCAAGGTTTTGAAAGCCCCGGCTGACCGGCCGCATGTGGCTGTACCCACCCGTATCACCGGCGGTTGGCCGGATTGAAGGGTTTCCCACTCAAGGCGGGCCCGGCTGACCATCTCATTAAACCTTGATTTCATTTTTCAGCCTCCTGCGGAAAAACCCCCTCACCTTTTTGGGGGTGAGTTTCCCCTCGACCCGGTCATTGATCATGGCGCAGGGTGCCAGGCCGCAGGCGCCAATACAGGCCACCGTTTCAAGGGAGTATTCCAGATCGCCTGTGGCCTCCCCTTCCAGAATGCCCAGGGTATCGGAAAAGGCTTTGAGGATACGCGGCGCCCCCCTGACGTGGCAGGCCGTACCCCGGCAGGCCATGATATGGGTTTTACCGGCAGGGGAAAACCTGAACTGGGTATAAAAGGTGGCCACGCCGAATACCCGGCTTTCAGGGATATGAATAAAACTGGAAATCTCCAGCAGGACATCCTTGGGAAGGTATCCCAGCCGTGTCTGCACGGCCTGGAGCAGGGGGATGAGGTCCTCCTGCCTTCCTTCAAATTCCGAGAAAACGGATTTTAATGACGCTTCCATAACGCCTCCCGGATAATAATGGGTTAAAGGCTTTCAACGCGTCA encodes:
- the fdhF gene encoding formate dehydrogenase subunit alpha → MEKITLTIDGFQLSADPGSTILEVALGNGIYIPNLCYHEDLKPSSVCRLCLVEADGRMTTACNTQVRQGMKVKTETTVIDETRRMIVELLLVNHEMDCLECNQSTLCKLQKAANYVGVDEGRLARLRAFKGDKPVDRSNPFFDFNPNKCILCGVCVRTCDEIAAINAIDFSQRGYATRISTFDDNRFKDSRCASCGECLTRCPTGALALKERRGVSKWSKAVCPYCGVGCGLVLGIRGNRIVSVRGDRENPVNKGQLCVKGRFGLTFVNHQDRLKDPLIRKDGKLEPATWDEALDLVVEKFKGVKGDDFAVFTSAKCTNEENFAIQKFTRAVMGSNHIDHCARLUHSPTVAGLATSFGSGAMTNSINDIRNAACLFVIGSNTTAAHPIIARQMKYAVRAGAKLILASPLEMELREYAKVFLQHMPGTDVALIMGLMKVIVDQGLLDQGFIQSRCSNFDRFQASLKDFGLETVEKICRVPGEALKAAARIFAQNSPAAIFYAMGITQHTHGTDNVLALANLALLTGNVGKPSGGVNPLRGQNNVQGACDMGGLPGVFPGYQKVDLPENREKFEAAWGVSLPARPGLTHTEIVDAVLDGRIKALYIIGENPALSEADAGHTLKALERLPFLVVQDIFLTETAQKADVVLPGASFAEKEGSFTNTERRVQRFKQAITPLGRSRPDHEIICDIARRMGARGFDWDGPEAIMKEIASLVPQYGGISYGRLGKEGLQWPCPARDHPGTPFLHGKKFATPDGRGRFMPLSYKPPAELPDRDYPFILTTGRSLYHFHTDSMAGRVEGLNRMQPWERVEMNREDAAGLGFETGTRVTVASRRGEVRARVHVSNRCPPGVVSMGFHFGDCPTNMLTSRAVDPVAKIPETKVCAVKIRPA
- the nuoF gene encoding NADH-quinone oxidoreductase subunit NuoF yields the protein MVSRARLEWETLQSGQPPVIRVGTATCGRSAGAFKTLTALRSAAGNLGLDCRIMEVGCLGLCYAEPVVSIAAAFRPQVLYGWVDESRALEIMEKDLVKGEPVEEYALGTLGRGRVKQIPRLSQTDVFKHQVRRILKRCGMIDPACLSHYLANNGYSGLKKAVDMGWEEIIEAVTASGLRGRGGAGFATGVKWGFCRKAEGEPKYLICNADEGDPGAFMNRSLLEGDPHALIEGMVIAGKGIGASRGFIYCRAEYPLALERLETAIKQARRAGFLGADIMGSGFDFDITIKKGAGAFVCGEETALIASIEGRRGMPRPRPPFPAVSGLWGKPTIINNVETLASVALILQQGAKWYADFGSEKSKGTKTFALVGEVKRPGLVEVPLGITIREMIFDIGGGVRGDKEFKAVQTGGPSGGCIPARLQDTPVDYDSLTAVGSIMGSGGMVVMNTDSCMVDVAKYFLEFTQKESCGGCVPCRLGTKQMLDILEDITEGKGSIEDLDILEELCRAVKGSALCGLGQTAPNPVLSTIRYFKSEYLAHIVEKKCPARVCRALISYFIDPEACAGCGSCIKSCPAGAVSGRKKKVHVIDQSKCIRCGACMEKCPARFHAVQCIPGKIF
- the nuoE gene encoding NADH-quinone oxidoreductase subunit NuoE, with amino-acid sequence MEASLKSVFSEFEGRQEDLIPLLQAVQTRLGYLPKDVLLEISSFIHIPESRVFGVATFYTQFRFSPAGKTHIMACRGTACHVRGAPRILKAFSDTLGILEGEATGDLEYSLETVACIGACGLAPCAMINDRVEGKLTPKKVRGFFRRRLKNEIKV